One genomic region from Pseudoduganella lutea encodes:
- the zwf gene encoding glucose-6-phosphate dehydrogenase, which yields MTSSAQPDNSLPLDMIIFGGMGDLAMRKLLPALYMAHLHGNLPAATRIISTGRQDFNREAYLAFVEEHSRSFISDGNFADDAWRSFLQRLEFVRVDVQQDDLSALAKVSREGAIRVFYLSTAPSLFTTICEKLSAAGLVDANARVVLEKPLGSDLASAVDINEAVGKHFAESQIYRIDHYLGKETVQNLMVLRFGNSILEPLWRAPNISSVQITVAEEVGVGSRAGFYDGTGAMRDMVQNHLLQLLCIVAMEPPASLAPDAVRDEKLKVLRSLRRFNLAAIARDTVRGQYIRGASGNQAVPGYLEEKNVPPDSGTETFVALRTYVDTWRWSKVPFYLRTGKRMERRSSKIVVEFANPPFPLFPETPGGVANRLVIELQPEEAIKLQVMAKQPGSGMHMQQVELNLDLHSAFTQRRAEAYERLLIDVVRGRLTHFMRRDELEAAWEWADPIINGWGALNEKPRSYAAGTWGPSESFALLARDGFSWFE from the coding sequence ATGACCTCGTCCGCACAACCAGATAACAGCCTGCCACTCGACATGATCATCTTCGGGGGCATGGGCGACCTTGCCATGCGCAAGCTGCTGCCGGCCCTGTACATGGCCCACCTGCATGGCAACCTGCCCGCCGCGACCCGCATCATTTCCACCGGTCGCCAGGATTTCAACCGCGAGGCTTACCTGGCGTTCGTCGAGGAACATTCGCGTTCGTTCATCTCGGACGGCAACTTCGCCGACGACGCATGGCGCAGCTTCCTGCAGCGCCTGGAATTCGTGCGTGTCGACGTGCAGCAGGATGACCTGTCCGCCCTGGCAAAGGTATCGCGCGAAGGCGCGATCCGGGTGTTTTACCTGTCCACCGCGCCGTCGCTGTTCACGACCATCTGCGAGAAGCTGTCCGCTGCGGGCCTCGTCGATGCGAATGCACGCGTGGTGCTGGAAAAACCGCTCGGCAGCGACCTGGCGTCGGCGGTGGACATCAACGAGGCGGTCGGCAAGCATTTCGCGGAATCGCAGATCTACCGGATCGACCACTACCTGGGCAAGGAAACCGTGCAGAACCTGATGGTGCTGCGCTTCGGGAATTCGATCCTGGAACCGCTGTGGCGCGCGCCGAACATCTCCAGCGTGCAGATCACGGTGGCCGAGGAAGTGGGCGTCGGCAGCCGTGCCGGTTTCTACGACGGCACAGGCGCCATGCGCGACATGGTGCAGAACCACCTGCTGCAACTGCTGTGCATCGTTGCCATGGAACCGCCGGCGTCGCTGGCACCCGACGCGGTGCGCGATGAAAAGCTCAAGGTACTGCGCTCGCTGCGCCGCTTCAACCTGGCCGCCATCGCGCGCGACACCGTGCGCGGCCAGTACATCCGCGGCGCCAGCGGCAACCAGGCCGTGCCGGGCTACCTGGAAGAAAAGAACGTGCCGCCGGACAGCGGCACCGAAACCTTCGTGGCCCTGCGCACCTATGTCGACACGTGGCGCTGGTCGAAGGTGCCGTTCTACCTGCGCACCGGCAAGCGCATGGAGCGCCGCTCGTCCAAGATTGTCGTGGAATTCGCCAATCCGCCATTCCCCCTGTTCCCTGAAACCCCGGGCGGTGTCGCCAACCGGCTGGTGATCGAGCTGCAGCCGGAAGAGGCGATCAAGCTGCAGGTGATGGCCAAGCAGCCGGGCAGCGGCATGCACATGCAGCAGGTGGAACTGAACCTCGACCTGCATTCCGCCTTCACGCAGCGCCGCGCCGAAGCCTATGAGCGGCTGCTGATCGACGTGGTCCGCGGCCGCCTGACCCACTTCATGCGGCGCGACGAGCTGGAAGCGGCGTGGGAATGGGCGGACCCGATCATCAACGGCTGGGGCGCGCTGAACGAAAAGCCGCGTTCCTATGCGGCCGGCACCTGGGGGCCATCCGAATCGTTCGCGCTGCTCGCGCGGGACGGCTTCAGCTGGTTCGAGTAG
- a CDS encoding response regulator encodes MGQELIEDAGATVVIANNGQEALDLLEKGHFDCVLMDVQMPVMDGFEATRRIRRHATLSGMLVLAMTANAGREDQVRCQEAGMDDFLTKPIVPNLLFSTLSKWLSQRAAGGRTAQVRTVVGSAAASGAVETVVNTATNTATNTATNTAANNVGSASPAPPPARRVTDVLPALVAQEPALFDLTVLGQTFGNKADKMRKYAVMFHGSARDGLAEIETALAAQDLKRLAELGHRIKSSARAVGALGFAELCVALERVKPGDDPAQAARIVAHMGPMLDRLQRYIDVELEPQLRELGGQPG; translated from the coding sequence GTGGGCCAGGAACTGATCGAGGATGCCGGCGCCACGGTGGTGATCGCCAACAATGGCCAGGAAGCGCTCGACCTGCTGGAGAAGGGCCATTTCGACTGCGTGCTGATGGACGTGCAGATGCCGGTGATGGATGGTTTTGAAGCGACGCGCCGGATCAGGCGCCACGCCACGCTGTCCGGCATGCTGGTGCTCGCCATGACGGCCAATGCCGGCCGCGAGGACCAGGTGCGCTGCCAGGAAGCGGGCATGGATGATTTCCTGACCAAGCCGATCGTGCCGAACCTGCTGTTCTCCACGCTGTCCAAATGGTTGAGCCAGCGCGCGGCGGGCGGGCGCACGGCCCAGGTGCGCACGGTGGTCGGAAGCGCCGCCGCAAGCGGCGCGGTGGAAACCGTGGTCAATACGGCAACGAACACGGCAACGAATACCGCAACGAACACGGCTGCAAATAACGTCGGCAGCGCATCGCCTGCCCCGCCGCCGGCCCGCCGGGTCACCGACGTGTTACCCGCGCTCGTCGCGCAGGAGCCGGCGCTGTTCGACCTGACCGTGCTGGGGCAAACGTTCGGCAACAAGGCCGACAAGATGCGCAAGTATGCGGTGATGTTCCACGGGTCGGCGCGCGACGGCCTGGCCGAGATCGAGACGGCGCTGGCCGCGCAGGACCTGAAACGCCTGGCCGAGCTGGGGCACCGCATCAAGTCGTCGGCACGCGCCGTGGGCGCCCTCGGCTTCGCCGAACTGTGCGTTGCGCTCGAGCGCGTCAAACCCGGCGACGACCCGGCGCAGGCGGCCCGCATCGTCGCCCACATGGGCCCCATGCTGGACCGGCTGCAACGTTACATCGACGTCGAACTGGAGCCGCAGCTGCGCGAGCTGGGCGGGCAGCCCGGTTGA
- a CDS encoding transposase-like zinc-binding domain-containing protein has product MGAAEFHVVFKALAQLQLSDDQVALLKDFLANVVQPGQCLRLIEEAAGKRPCPRCGGTRCHRSGHPDGLQRYRCVA; this is encoded by the coding sequence ATGGGCGCAGCGGAGTTCCACGTGGTGTTCAAGGCGCTGGCGCAGCTCCAGCTTTCCGACGATCAGGTCGCCCTTCTGAAAGACTTCCTTGCGAACGTCGTGCAACCGGGCCAGTGCCTGCGCCTCATCGAAGAGGCTGCCGGCAAGCGGCCTTGTCCTAGATGCGGCGGCACGCGATGCCACCGCAGCGGCCACCCCGACGGCCTGCAACGCTATCGCTGCGTGGCGTAA
- the recD gene encoding exodeoxyribonuclease V subunit alpha, giving the protein MTDPKPPAALDLPALFETIDALTESGKLRRLAGAFARFVATLGHAPPPLLLACLLLSELEGRGHSCLVLADMAGDPSPQLGWLDGEWAALRAAATRAGSALPRNVNGWRVALQGCEQVWPVGDLDFNQPLVLDGERLYLRRYWRDESTVAASVQSRALAEHAVDTAAVRGWLDRLFHHPVREGGPDWQKIACAAALRGQLAVITGGPGTGKTYTVARLLALLFATAGEGVQGVPGVQNLRVALAAPTGKAAARLKQSIDAALDELAGKLGADLPLRELAGRMGGARTLHSLLGARPDTRSFVHNAGNPLEVDVLIVDEASMVHLEMMAALLAALPPHARLILLGDKDQLASVEAGAVLGDLCAQAESGNYDAATCDYVLAATGETIPAAFRERDGGPLAQRIVMLRQSRRFGGPIGRLALAVNRGDADAARDVLTGDSERKLRWIEGARPSDVLALAVQGRPGAGTGYRDYLELVRAGPGADYERWVRDVLHRFEQFRLLCAVREGEWGVGGLNEAIEAKLEGAKLIRRRGEWYVGRPVMVTRNDYPTGVYNGDIGLTLPDPQRPDSLRVWFPDGEAVRSVLATRLRNVETAFAMTVHKSQGSEFLHTAMVLPPQANAVLARELVYTGITRAREFFTLVSPNAAVLAQAIAERTQRASGLRQALGT; this is encoded by the coding sequence ATGACTGACCCGAAGCCGCCCGCGGCGTTGGACCTTCCGGCGCTGTTCGAGACGATCGACGCGCTGACCGAAAGCGGCAAGCTGCGGCGGCTGGCCGGGGCGTTCGCGCGCTTCGTGGCCACGCTGGGTCATGCGCCGCCACCCCTGCTGCTGGCCTGCCTGCTGCTGTCCGAACTGGAAGGGCGCGGGCACAGCTGCCTCGTGCTGGCCGACATGGCCGGCGATCCATCGCCGCAACTGGGCTGGCTCGACGGTGAGTGGGCCGCGCTGCGCGCGGCCGCCACCCGGGCCGGGAGCGCGCTGCCGAGGAACGTCAACGGCTGGCGCGTGGCGCTGCAAGGCTGCGAGCAGGTATGGCCGGTGGGCGACCTCGATTTCAACCAGCCGCTCGTGCTCGATGGCGAGCGCCTGTACCTGCGCCGCTACTGGCGCGACGAGTCGACGGTGGCCGCGTCCGTGCAGTCGCGCGCGCTGGCCGAACATGCCGTCGACACGGCCGCCGTGCGGGGCTGGCTCGACAGGCTGTTCCACCATCCCGTGCGCGAGGGCGGGCCGGACTGGCAAAAGATCGCCTGCGCCGCCGCGCTGCGTGGCCAGCTGGCCGTGATCACGGGCGGTCCCGGCACGGGGAAGACGTACACGGTGGCGCGGCTGCTGGCGCTGCTGTTCGCGACCGCGGGCGAGGGCGTGCAGGGCGTGCCGGGCGTGCAAAACCTGCGCGTGGCGCTGGCCGCGCCGACCGGCAAGGCCGCCGCGCGCCTGAAACAGTCGATCGATGCGGCGCTGGACGAGCTGGCCGGCAAGCTGGGCGCCGACCTGCCGCTGCGCGAACTGGCCGGGCGGATGGGCGGGGCGCGCACCCTGCACAGCCTGTTGGGTGCGCGCCCGGACACGCGCAGCTTCGTCCACAACGCCGGCAACCCGCTGGAAGTGGACGTGCTGATCGTCGACGAGGCATCGATGGTGCACCTGGAAATGATGGCGGCGCTGCTGGCCGCGCTGCCGCCGCACGCGCGGCTGATCCTGCTGGGCGACAAGGACCAGCTGGCGTCCGTGGAGGCGGGGGCGGTGCTGGGTGACCTGTGCGCGCAGGCCGAGAGCGGCAACTACGATGCCGCCACGTGCGACTACGTGCTGGCCGCCACCGGCGAAACGATACCCGCCGCCTTCCGCGAGCGCGACGGCGGCCCGCTGGCGCAGCGCATCGTCATGCTGCGCCAGAGCCGGCGCTTCGGCGGCCCGATCGGCAGGCTGGCCCTGGCCGTCAACCGCGGCGACGCCGATGCCGCGCGCGACGTGCTGACCGGCGACAGCGAACGCAAGCTGCGCTGGATCGAAGGTGCCCGGCCGAGCGACGTGCTGGCCCTCGCCGTGCAGGGCCGGCCGGGCGCGGGCACCGGCTACCGCGATTACCTGGAACTGGTGCGTGCCGGCCCGGGCGCCGACTACGAGCGCTGGGTACGCGACGTGCTGCACCGGTTCGAGCAGTTCCGGCTGCTGTGCGCCGTGCGCGAAGGGGAGTGGGGTGTCGGGGGCCTGAACGAGGCCATCGAAGCGAAGCTGGAGGGCGCAAAGCTGATCCGCCGGCGCGGCGAGTGGTACGTGGGCCGGCCCGTGATGGTGACCCGCAACGATTACCCGACGGGCGTCTACAACGGCGACATCGGGCTCACGCTGCCCGATCCGCAGCGGCCCGATTCGCTGCGGGTCTGGTTCCCGGATGGCGAGGCGGTGCGCAGCGTGCTGGCGACGCGGCTGCGCAACGTGGAAACGGCGTTCGCGATGACGGTCCACAAGTCGCAGGGTTCCGAATTCCTGCACACGGCCATGGTGCTGCCGCCGCAGGCGAACGCCGTGCTGGCGCGCGAACTCGTCTACACCGGCATCACCCGCGCCCGCGAGTTCTTCACGCTCGTGTCGCCGAATGCCGCCGTGCTGGCCCAGGCGATCGCCGAGCGCACGCAGCGGGCCAGCGGATTGCGGCAGGCGCTGGGCACGTGA
- the recB gene encoding exodeoxyribonuclease V subunit beta, giving the protein MSRLLDPMTFPLHGTRLIEASAGTGKTWTIAALYLRLVLGHGGDDAYGRPLLPADILVMTFTRAATRELSNRIRERLVEAAGCFRGQVEDCDPYLAGLLEAYPDEAARQQAAHRLMLAAETMDEAAIFTIDAWCQRMLREHAFDSGSLFDEELITDEAALFEDAAHDYWRQQVYPLREPALGALLECWPDVERLKRALRELVKRADDGWRSDEPLGALVGRSLREREQQLAALKEGWTERLARMELWLERQKAAKQLDGKLMKSNWLAGWFGSLHAWAADPALVDPGLSVSGWKRLVPSGIAEAFKGTDIPDDFAALEALKEALDACEPLAHRLYRHAAGVIAARMAELKARERQFGFADMLVRLQKALEGENGAALRQRITEQYPVAMVDEFQDTAPSQYRIFDLLYRVADNDPAFGLFLIGDPKQSIYGFRGADIHSYLAARRATEGRHYQLGTNYRSTRDVVEAVNRIFLHAEKGAGGGGFAQGAFRFRRGTVNPLPFDAVDAKGRGERLVGVDGQLQALTVSCSDVPDLKADGYREFFAHHCAEHIVRLLNDPGTGFDGAEGFKRLEPADIAILVRDRKEASAIRRALQLRRVPSVYLSDKDSVLASDEARDVLRWLAALANPLDGALARAALATRTANIGLAELARLSSDELAWEARVEQLKNLHTIWQRQGVLAMLRRFIHELGLPAALLAPGNVGGERSLTNLLHLAELLQTASRQLDGEQALIRWMAEQVEGEGDMGDEQVLRLESDAELVKVVTVHKSKGLEYPLVYLPFAVTARKVDKRNRSFFEYTDADGVRRIDMALSEAAQAAVEAARIEEDLRLLYVALTRARHFLWLGVAALPARKEGSNVLHESALGYLLTGGAPLPAESLQERWRELAGDCGAIGIASLCHPERPTMLDRVEKRAPLAGAAPYRARFERDWSVGSFTSLARGTQAAPRHALEETLLEGEGADVVAGRVDEAPWHRFPRGSVPGNFLHEQLEWLAQEGFDCVDDAACEVRMGRRIERAGWGHRVDDAIAWLRAAVTTVLPPLGAALRDIGTLMPEMEFWFPSEHLATGALDAVCRRHLLNGIARPPLPQRALHGMLKGFSDLVFEHEGRYWVLDYKSNALGGNDAAYHAKALALGMAEHRYDVQGAIYLLALHRLLASRLGDAYDPAEQLGGAIFFFLRGIGNAATRGCHVLEPDPQLLDDLDELLQRAAESEGSTDD; this is encoded by the coding sequence ATGAGCCGCCTGCTCGACCCGATGACCTTCCCGCTGCACGGCACCCGGCTGATCGAGGCCAGCGCCGGCACGGGTAAAACGTGGACCATCGCCGCGCTGTACCTGCGCCTCGTGCTGGGCCATGGCGGCGACGATGCGTACGGGCGGCCGCTGCTGCCGGCCGACATCCTCGTCATGACGTTTACCCGCGCCGCGACGCGCGAGCTGTCGAACCGCATCCGCGAACGGCTCGTCGAGGCGGCCGGCTGCTTCCGCGGGCAGGTCGAGGATTGCGATCCCTACCTGGCGGGCCTGCTGGAAGCCTATCCGGACGAGGCGGCGCGCCAGCAGGCGGCGCACCGGCTGATGCTGGCGGCCGAAACGATGGACGAGGCGGCGATCTTCACGATCGACGCATGGTGCCAGCGCATGCTGCGCGAACACGCGTTCGACAGCGGCAGCCTGTTCGACGAGGAATTGATCACCGACGAGGCGGCGCTGTTCGAGGATGCGGCGCACGACTACTGGCGCCAGCAGGTGTACCCGCTGCGCGAACCGGCACTGGGTGCGCTGCTGGAGTGCTGGCCGGACGTGGAGCGGCTCAAGCGCGCGCTGCGCGAGCTGGTGAAACGGGCGGACGACGGCTGGCGTTCGGACGAGCCGCTGGGCGCACTGGTCGGCCGTTCGCTGCGCGAGCGCGAGCAGCAACTGGCGGCGCTGAAGGAGGGCTGGACCGAACGCCTTGCGCGCATGGAGCTGTGGCTGGAGCGTCAGAAAGCGGCAAAGCAGCTGGACGGCAAGCTGATGAAGTCGAACTGGCTGGCCGGCTGGTTCGGCAGCCTGCATGCATGGGCGGCGGATCCGGCGCTGGTCGATCCCGGCCTGTCGGTCTCCGGCTGGAAGCGGCTCGTGCCATCCGGTATCGCCGAGGCCTTCAAGGGCACCGATATTCCCGATGACTTCGCGGCGCTTGAAGCGCTGAAGGAAGCGCTGGACGCCTGCGAACCATTGGCGCACCGCCTGTACCGGCACGCCGCCGGCGTCATCGCCGCGCGCATGGCGGAGCTGAAGGCGCGCGAACGCCAGTTCGGCTTCGCCGACATGCTGGTGCGGCTGCAAAAGGCGCTGGAAGGCGAGAACGGGGCGGCGCTGCGCCAGCGCATCACCGAACAGTACCCGGTGGCGATGGTCGACGAATTCCAGGACACGGCGCCCTCGCAGTACCGCATCTTCGACCTGCTGTACCGCGTGGCCGACAATGATCCGGCGTTCGGCCTGTTCCTGATCGGCGACCCGAAGCAGTCGATCTACGGCTTTCGCGGTGCCGACATCCACAGCTACCTGGCCGCGCGCCGCGCCACCGAGGGCCGGCATTACCAGCTGGGCACGAACTACCGTTCCACGCGCGACGTGGTCGAAGCGGTGAACCGCATCTTCCTGCACGCGGAAAAAGGTGCCGGCGGCGGCGGTTTCGCGCAGGGCGCCTTCCGCTTCCGGCGCGGCACCGTCAATCCGCTGCCGTTCGATGCCGTCGACGCCAAGGGGCGTGGCGAGCGCCTGGTCGGCGTCGATGGCCAGTTGCAGGCCCTCACAGTGTCGTGCAGCGATGTGCCGGACCTGAAGGCCGACGGCTACCGGGAATTCTTCGCGCACCACTGCGCCGAGCACATCGTGCGGCTGCTGAACGATCCGGGCACCGGCTTCGATGGCGCAGAAGGATTCAAGCGGCTGGAACCGGCCGATATCGCGATCCTGGTGCGCGACAGGAAGGAAGCCAGTGCCATCCGGCGCGCGTTGCAACTGCGACGCGTGCCCAGCGTCTACCTGTCCGACAAGGATTCGGTGCTGGCGTCCGACGAGGCGCGCGACGTGCTGCGCTGGCTGGCGGCGCTGGCCAATCCGCTGGACGGCGCGCTGGCCCGGGCCGCGCTGGCGACGCGCACGGCCAACATCGGGCTGGCCGAACTGGCGCGCCTGTCGTCGGACGAGCTGGCGTGGGAAGCGCGCGTCGAGCAGCTGAAGAACCTGCACACGATCTGGCAGCGGCAGGGCGTGCTGGCGATGCTGCGCCGCTTCATCCATGAACTGGGCCTGCCGGCCGCGCTGCTGGCGCCCGGCAACGTGGGTGGCGAACGCAGCCTGACGAACCTGCTGCACCTGGCCGAGCTGCTGCAGACGGCCAGCCGCCAGCTCGATGGCGAGCAGGCACTGATCCGCTGGATGGCCGAGCAGGTCGAGGGAGAGGGCGATATGGGCGACGAGCAGGTGCTGCGGCTGGAATCGGACGCGGAACTGGTCAAGGTGGTGACCGTGCACAAGTCCAAGGGCCTGGAATACCCGCTGGTCTACCTGCCGTTCGCCGTCACGGCGCGCAAGGTCGACAAGCGCAACCGCAGCTTCTTCGAGTACACCGATGCCGATGGCGTGCGGCGCATCGACATGGCGCTGTCCGAGGCGGCGCAGGCGGCCGTGGAGGCCGCGCGCATCGAGGAAGACCTGCGGCTGCTGTACGTGGCGCTGACGCGCGCCCGCCATTTCCTGTGGCTGGGCGTGGCCGCGCTGCCGGCCCGCAAGGAAGGCAGCAATGTGCTGCATGAATCGGCGCTGGGCTACCTGCTCACCGGCGGCGCACCGCTGCCGGCGGAGAGCCTGCAGGAGCGCTGGCGGGAGCTGGCCGGCGACTGCGGCGCGATCGGCATCGCCTCGCTGTGCCATCCCGAGCGGCCGACCATGCTCGACCGGGTGGAGAAGCGGGCGCCGCTGGCCGGCGCCGCGCCTTATCGGGCGCGTTTCGAGCGCGACTGGTCGGTCGGCAGTTTCACGTCGCTGGCGCGCGGCACCCAGGCCGCGCCACGCCACGCGCTGGAGGAAACGCTGCTGGAAGGCGAGGGTGCCGATGTGGTGGCGGGCCGGGTGGACGAGGCGCCATGGCACCGGTTTCCGCGCGGTTCCGTGCCGGGCAACTTCCTGCACGAACAGCTCGAATGGCTGGCGCAGGAAGGTTTCGACTGCGTCGACGATGCCGCCTGCGAAGTGCGCATGGGCCGCCGCATCGAGCGGGCCGGCTGGGGCCACCGGGTAGACGATGCCATCGCCTGGCTGCGCGCGGCCGTGACGACGGTGCTGCCGCCGCTCGGTGCCGCGCTGCGCGACATCGGCACGCTGATGCCGGAGATGGAGTTCTGGTTTCCCAGCGAGCACCTGGCCACCGGCGCGCTCGATGCGGTGTGCCGCCGCCACCTGCTGAACGGCATCGCGCGGCCGCCGTTGCCGCAGCGCGCGCTGCACGGCATGCTGAAAGGCTTCTCGGACCTCGTGTTCGAGCACGAGGGCCGCTACTGGGTGCTGGACTACAAGTCGAACGCGCTGGGCGGCAACGACGCGGCGTACCACGCGAAGGCGCTGGCGCTGGGCATGGCCGAACACCGCTACGACGTGCAGGGGGCGATCTACCTGCTGGCGCTGCACCGGCTGCTGGCAAGCCGGCTGGGCGACGCCTACGATCCGGCCGAACAGCTGGGCGGCGCCATCTTCTTCTTCCTGCGCGGGATCGGCAACGCGGCCACGCGCGGCTGCCACGTGCTGGAACCGGACCCGCAATTGCTCGATGACCTGGACGAGCTGTTGCAACGCGCCGCGGAAAGCGAAGGATCGACCGATGACTGA
- the recC gene encoding exodeoxyribonuclease V subunit gamma, with protein MLDEFDEATAGEGAHLRVDLFSEGEGDTLLEQLQGAVRDMLPLAEHQFPVPDADDRSIVFHIAHSVQREVEVLHDRLLALFADNPGLRPRDIVVMVPDIGVFTAAIHAVFGQYRKGDPRHIPFEIGDVNDRSVNPLLVALEWLLRLPQQRCRQSEVRDLLDVPAVSRRFGLGEDDLPLLGRWIEGARVRWGLDREHRAGLGLGPTGEQNAWIFGIRRMLLGYASGAGGAFGDIEPYGEVGGLDAALAGSLAQVVEALLDWRERLAQPRTPFEWGEQARALLAAFFDARDEADRLTMNELDATLNAWLETCDGAGFDEPVPLQVLREAWLGALDEPSLEHQFVSGGVTFCTLMPMRAVPFRVVCLLGMNDGDFPRRASRADFDLLALPGMARPGDRSRRDDDRYLMLEAVLAARDVLYVSWCGRNARDNSEQPPSVLVAQLIDYLKAGWHLDLAERTVEHALQPFSRRYFEQGGLLTYAAEWRSAHAQGDGDALSTTLPAGLPPHELDERFRLKLAGLAAFLRQPVKYFFGQRLGVRFADSALVGEDEEPFVLDALDRYFLEDEMLEDDGAEEEDDVRASLVERAARLQREGVLPIGVIGERVRDGLIAALLPVRRAWLQLRAAYPEAAPKLAVGLDLHGVILEDWIDGLRADGNAKVWLAQMSSKALDKSGQPRGDKLVGAWLRQLAAAAQGETITGLLVARDAVLSMPPLDGAMARGALADLVALWRRGMDGPLPVASKTALALVSGGDPRETYEHGFDRRGEKDDPCLYRLWPEYGDLDAEPAFAATAHALYGPLVDWLATVEVQPIEGGEA; from the coding sequence ATGCTCGATGAATTCGACGAAGCCACCGCCGGGGAGGGGGCCCACCTGCGGGTGGACCTGTTCAGCGAGGGCGAGGGCGACACGCTGCTCGAACAGCTGCAGGGCGCGGTGCGCGACATGCTGCCGCTGGCCGAGCACCAGTTTCCGGTACCGGACGCGGATGATCGCTCCATCGTGTTCCACATCGCCCACAGTGTGCAGCGTGAAGTGGAAGTGCTGCACGACCGCCTGCTTGCGCTGTTCGCCGACAACCCCGGCCTGCGCCCGCGCGACATCGTGGTGATGGTGCCGGACATCGGCGTGTTCACGGCCGCCATCCACGCGGTGTTCGGGCAATACCGGAAAGGTGATCCACGCCACATCCCGTTCGAGATCGGCGACGTCAACGACCGCAGCGTCAACCCGCTGCTGGTGGCGCTGGAATGGCTGCTGCGCCTGCCGCAGCAGCGCTGCCGGCAAAGCGAGGTGCGCGACCTGCTGGACGTACCGGCCGTGTCGCGCCGCTTCGGCCTGGGCGAGGATGACCTGCCCCTGCTGGGCCGCTGGATCGAGGGTGCCCGCGTGCGCTGGGGGCTGGACCGCGAACATCGCGCGGGCCTGGGCCTTGGCCCGACCGGCGAACAGAATGCCTGGATCTTCGGCATCCGCCGCATGCTGCTTGGCTACGCCAGTGGCGCAGGCGGCGCATTCGGCGACATCGAACCCTACGGCGAAGTGGGCGGCCTCGATGCCGCGCTGGCCGGCTCGCTGGCGCAAGTGGTCGAGGCCTTGCTGGACTGGCGCGAGCGGCTGGCGCAGCCGCGCACGCCGTTCGAATGGGGCGAGCAGGCGCGTGCGCTGCTGGCCGCCTTCTTCGATGCCCGCGACGAAGCAGACAGGCTGACGATGAACGAGCTCGATGCCACGCTCAACGCCTGGCTGGAAACGTGCGATGGCGCCGGCTTCGACGAGCCGGTGCCGCTGCAGGTGCTGCGCGAGGCATGGCTGGGCGCGCTGGACGAGCCGTCGCTGGAACACCAGTTCGTGTCGGGCGGCGTCACGTTCTGCACGCTGATGCCGATGCGCGCCGTGCCGTTCCGCGTGGTCTGCCTGCTGGGCATGAACGATGGCGATTTCCCGCGCCGCGCCAGCCGCGCCGATTTCGACCTGCTGGCGCTGCCCGGCATGGCGCGCCCGGGCGACCGCTCGCGCCGCGACGACGACCGCTACCTGATGCTCGAAGCGGTGCTGGCCGCGCGCGACGTGCTGTATGTGAGCTGGTGTGGCCGCAATGCCCGCGACAACAGCGAGCAGCCGCCTTCCGTGCTGGTGGCCCAGCTGATCGATTACCTGAAGGCGGGCTGGCACCTCGACCTGGCCGAACGCACGGTCGAGCATGCGCTGCAGCCGTTTTCGCGCCGCTATTTCGAACAGGGCGGCCTGCTGACCTACGCGGCGGAATGGCGCTCGGCGCACGCGCAGGGTGACGGGGACGCCTTGTCCACCACCTTGCCGGCCGGCCTGCCGCCCCACGAACTGGACGAACGCTTCCGCCTGAAGCTGGCCGGCCTGGCGGCGTTCCTGCGCCAGCCGGTGAAATACTTCTTTGGCCAGCGGCTCGGCGTGCGCTTCGCCGACTCGGCCCTCGTCGGCGAGGACGAGGAACCGTTCGTGCTCGATGCGCTGGACCGCTATTTCCTCGAAGATGAAATGCTCGAGGACGACGGCGCCGAGGAAGAGGACGACGTGCGGGCCAGTCTCGTGGAGCGGGCGGCCCGCCTGCAGCGCGAAGGCGTGCTGCCGATCGGCGTCATCGGCGAACGCGTGCGCGACGGCCTGATCGCGGCGCTGCTGCCGGTGCGGCGCGCCTGGCTGCAACTGCGCGCCGCCTACCCGGAAGCGGCGCCGAAACTGGCGGTCGGCCTGGACCTGCACGGCGTGATCCTGGAAGACTGGATCGACGGCCTGCGCGCCGATGGCAACGCCAAGGTGTGGCTGGCGCAGATGTCGTCGAAGGCGCTCGACAAGTCCGGCCAGCCCCGTGGCGACAAGCTGGTCGGCGCCTGGCTGCGCCAGCTCGCGGCCGCGGCGCAGGGCGAGACCATCACCGGCCTGCTGGTGGCGCGCGATGCCGTGCTGTCGATGCCGCCGCTCGACGGCGCGATGGCCCGCGGCGCGCTGGCCGATCTTGTGGCGCTGTGGCGGCGCGGCATGGACGGGCCGCTGCCGGTGGCCAGCAAGACGGCACTGGCCCTCGTGTCCGGCGGCGACCCGCGCGAAACCTACGAGCACGGCTTCGACCGGCGCGGCGAAAAAGACGATCCCTGCCTGTATCGCCTGTGGCCGGAATACGGCGACCTGGACGCCGAGCCGGCCTTCGCCGCGACGGCGCACGCGCTGTACGGCCCGCTGGTCGACTGGCTGGCAACCGTGGAAGTGCAGCCGATCGAGGGAGGCGAGGCATGA